DNA from Microbacterium sp. SORGH_AS_0969:
GCCGTGTACTGCACGCGATCGACACGACGGCCGTCCATGCGGTTCACGGTCAGGACGCCGTCCTCGATGTCGACGGTGTCCCCCACCGCGGGGATCCGTTCGAGGGTCGCCATGATGAAGCCGCCCACGGTGTCGTAGGCGTCGCCCTCGGGCACGCGGACGCCCGCACGGTCGAGCGCCTCGTCGGGACGCAGGTCGCCGGGGAAGGTCAGCGACACGGCCGTGCGCACCACGCCCGCGCGCGAGCGGTCGTGCTCGTCGAGCACCTCGCCGACGATCTCCTCGACGAGATCCTCGAGCGTCACGATGCCCGCTGTCCCGCCGTACTCATCGACGACGATCGCCATCTGGTAGCCGCGCGAGCGCAGCTCCGACACGAGGGCGTCGAGGTGCACCGTCTCGGGAACGCGGAGCGGTTCGGTGGCAAGGGCCGCCACCGGCACCTCGCCGCGCTTCTCGCGGGGCACGCCGATCGCGGCCTTGAGGTGCACGACGCCGACGATGTCGTCCATCGACTCGCCGTACACGGGGAAGCGGCTGTGCCCGGTCCGTCGGGCGAGCTGCACGACGTCGTCGGTGGGGTCGCCGGCGGCGAGCGCGTGAACGCTCGGGCGGGGCGTCATGACATCGGCCGCGCTGAGGCGTGCGAACGTGAGGCTGCGATCCAGCAGCGAGGCGGTGTCCTTCTCGAGCATGCCGGCGCTCGCCGACCGCTTGACGAGGCTCGACAGCTCCTCGGCCGACCGGGCTCCCGACAGCTCCTCCTTGGGCTCCACGCCCATCGCGCGCAGCACGCCGTTAGCGCTGCCGTTGAGCACGACGATCGCGGGCTTGAAGACGGCGGTGAAGGCGACCTGGAACGGGATGACGAGCTTCGCCGTCTGCCGCGGGATGGCGAGCGCGAAGTTCTTCGGGACCAGTTCGCCGAGGATCATCGACAGCACGGTCGCGAAACCGACGCCGATCACGGCCGCGACCGAGACGGTCACCGCCTCGGGAAGCCCCCACGACGCGAACACGGGGCGCAGCAGGTTCGAGATCGCCGGTTCCATCGTGTAACCGGTGAGAAGCGTCGTCAGCGTGATGCCCAGCTGCGCGCTCGACAGGTGCGTCGAGGTGATGCGCAGCGCATCGATCGTGAGCGACAGTCGGGACTCACCGGCTTCGCGGCGGGCTTCGAGGTCGGCGCGGTCGAGGTTGACCAGCGCGAACTCGCTCGCGACGAAGAGTCCGGTTCCCACGGTGAGGAGCAGCCCCACGCCCAGCATGACGTAATCCATCAGGCATCACCCCCGCTCGAGCGTTCGGCGGAAGAGGGTCGTTGGGGCCAGGGTCTACAACTGGGAGGGTCGTCCATCGTGCCGACGATTCTAGGGCAGCACCACGACCCTCGCGGCCGGTCGGATCGGATCCGTGCCGCGGGCAGGATGGAGGAATGGATGCCACCTCCCCGGCGCAGGCGCGCGCAATGTCGGCCGAGGCCGCCGTCGTCCGCCGTTTCGTCCACCGTTTCGGCCCGGTGGCGTGGGCGCACGCCGCGGCGCCCGAGGTCGCGGGGGCACGCACGTGGCACTACTGGTGGCACGCGCATCTCCTGCACGTGTTCAGCGAGGCGCAGGAGCACCGCCCCGATCCCCGGCGCGCGCGGCTGCAGCGCGAGCTGCACCGCGGCGTCACCCTCCGCACGATCGGTCGCTGGACGACGCCGTTCTACGACGACGTCGCGTGGATGACCCTCGCGCTGCAGCGCTACGACCTCGGGGATCGGCGGATCGAGCGGCTCGTCCGCCGACTCGCCGACGCGATCGACCCCGCCGTGGGGGCTCTGCCGTGGGCGGTGGATAGCAGCCTCTACAACGCGCCCGCCAACTCCCCCGCCGCGATCGCCCTGGCGTGGACGGCGCGACGCGGGGCGGCTGTCGACCTCGACGCGTGGGTCGCGGCGACCCTCGACGACGCCGGGACGGGACTCGTCCGCGACGGCGTCGAGCAGGGCGTCGTCCGGCCCGAGCTGTGGACGTACAACCAGGGGGTGGCGATCGGCTCGGCTCTCGCCCTCGCGGAGACGGCGCCCGACGCCGATTCGCGCGATGCGCACCTTGCTCGCGCGGCGGGCCTCGTCGCGGCTGTCGAGCGCTGGTGCGCCCCGGACGGCGGCCTGTTCCCCGCGGCCGGGGGTGGCGACGGCGGGCTCTTCGCCGGTATCCTCGCCCGCTACCTCGCCGAGGCGGCCGCGTCGTTCGCCGGCGGTCCCGCCGACGATGAACAGCGCGCGGTGGCCGAGAGCGCGCGACGCCTGGTTCGCGTCAACGCCGAGGCGCTGTGGGAGGGCCGTCGCGGCGACCTGTTCCCCGCCGACCCGCGTCGGGCGGCACGCGCCGACGGCGACGACCTCGACCTCTCGGTCCAGCTCGGGGCGTGGATCACGCTCGAGGCCGACGTCGCGGCATCCCTCACCAGCTGACGGTCCTCACCAGCTGACGGGGAGCGCCTTACCCTCTTCGTACCCGGCGGCCGACTGGAGTCCGACGCGCGCACGCTCGTGGAAGTCCGCCACCGTGGCCGCACCCGCGTACGTGAACGACGAGCGCACGCCCGAGGTGATCATGTCGAGCAGGTCTTCCAGCCCCGGACGCTGCGGGTCGAGGTAGATGCGCGACGACGAGATCCCCTCGGCGAAGAGCTCTTTGCGGGCGCGTTCGAACGGATCGAGCCGGCCGAAGCGCCCCTGCACGGCCTTCGTCGAGGCCATGCCCCACGACTCCTTGTAGACGCGTCCGTCCTCGTCGGTGCGCAGGCGCCCGGGAGATTCGATCGTGCCCGCGAACCACGAGCCGATCATCACGGATGCCGCGCCCGCCGCGAGCGCGAGGGCCACGTCGCGGGGGTAGCGCACCCCGCCGTCCGCCCACACGTGCGCCCCGACGCCGCGCGCCGCCTCCGCCGTCTCGAGGACGGCCGAGAACTGCGGGCGACCGACGGCGGTCATCATGCGGGTCGTGCACATCGCGCCCGGACCGACACCGACCTTGAGGATCGACGCGCCGGCGTCGGTGAGGTCGCGCACGCCCTCGGCGGTGACGACGTTGCCCGCGGCGATCGGGATGCCGAGGTCCAGCGCCGCGACCTCGCGGAGCGCGCGCAGCATCTGCGCCTGGTGCCCGTGCGCCGTGTCGACGACGAGCACGTCGACCCCGGCCGCGGCGAGCGCGCGGGCCTTCCCCGCGACATCGCCGTTGACGCCGACGGCCGCGGCGACGATCAGGCGCCCCTCAGCGTCGACGGCCGGACGGTACACCGAGTCGCGCAGCGCGCTGCGCGCGGACAGCGTGCCGACGATCCGGTCGCCGTCGACCACCGCGACGATGTCGGCCTCGCCCACGAGCGCGAACACCTCACGGGGATCGCCGACCTGCGTCACCTCGACCAGCGGCGCATCGGTGCGGGCGATGTCGCCGAGGGTGGCATCCGGGAGCGCCGTGGCCAGGCGCGGAGCGGGAACGATGCCGCGGAAGTCGGTCAGGGCGATCACGCCGTCGTCGCGGGGATCGGCGACGACGATCCCGCGGCCCGGCACGGGAGGGAGGATGAGACGTGCGTCGGCGACGGTCGCCGACGGGGGAAGGACGAGCGGAGCATCCCACGCCACGGGCTGCGCCTTGACCCAGCCGACCGCGTCCACGAGCTCGGGCAGCGGCAGATCCTGCGGCAGGACGCCGAGACCGCCACGGCGCGCCAGCGTCGCCGCCAACCGCGTCCCGGTGACCGAGTTCATGTTGGCCGAAACCAGCGGCAGGGTCGCCCCGCTCCCGTCCCCCGGGGCGAGGTCCACATCGAGACGGCTGCGCACCTCCGAATGCCGCGGGACGAGAAAGACGTCCGAGTAGGTCAGATCGACGTCAGGCTGAGCACCGGAGAACTCCATGGCATCCACCTCACCACATCAGGGGAATGTAAAGACCCGGAAGCCGTACAGATTCCTCGGCTAGGGTTGAGAGAGTGCGTGACGGTGACGTCGTGCGCATTCCACAGGAATCTTCATCGAGGAAAGCAGGCGATCGACTGTGTCGAGCCAGGTGACGGGCGTCGGTACTTCGAGCGAGGGCGAGTTCGGCGCGAACGAGTGGCTCGTAGACGAACTCTACGAACAGTTCAAAGTCGACAAGCACTCCGTGGACAAGGCCTGGTGGCCGATTCTGGAGGCGTACCACCCGGTCGTCGACGGATCCGCCGCGGCCGGCAGTCCGCCCTCGGCCCCCGCGGCCGAGCCGAAGCCCGTGACGGCCCCCATTCCCGTGGTCGGTCAGGCTCCGGTGGCCCGCACCACGACGAAGCCCGCGGCTCCTCAGCCCATCCCCGCGCAGGCGCCCGCCGCGGCGCCCTCGTCGGGGACCGAGAGCACCGAAGAAGACCGCGTGACGGTCCTGAAGGGGATGCCGAAGGCACTGGCATCCAACATGGACGACTCGCTGACGGTCCCGACGGCGACGAGCGTCCGCACGATCCCGGCGAAGCTGATGATCGACAACCGCATCGTCATCAACAACCACATGTCGCGCACGCGCGGCGGCAAGGTGAGCTTCACGCACCTCATCGGGTGGGCGCTGATCCAGGCGCTCAAGGAGTTCCCGAGCCAGAACGTCTACTACGCCGAGATCGACGGCAAGCCCTCGGTCGTGGCGCCCGCGCACATCAACCTGGGCATCGCGATCGACATGCCCAAGCCCGACGGGTCGCGCGCCCTCCTCGTGCCGAGCATCAAGCGCGCCGACACCCTCACGTTCGGCGAGTTCCTCGCCTCGTACGAAGACCTCGTGCGCCGTGCGCGCAACAACAAGCTGACCCCGGCCGACTTCCAGGGCACCACGATCTCGCTGACGAACCCCGGCGGCATCGGCACGGTGCACTCGGTCCCCCGCCTCATGCGCGGCCAGGGCGCGATCATCGGCGCCGGTGCGCTCGACTACCCGGCCGAGTTCCAGGGCGCGAGCGAGAAGACGCTCAACGAGTTCGCGATCGGCAAGACGATCACCCTCACCAGCACCTACGACCACCGCGTCATCCAGGGGGCGGGCTCGGGCGAGTTCCTCAAGAAGGTGCACGAGCTGCTCATCGGGCAGCGCGGCTTCTACGACGACATCTTCGCGGCGCTGCGCATTCCGTACGCACCGATCCACTGGGCCGCCGACATCAACGTCGACATTTCGGAGCGCATCGACAAGAGCGCACGCGTGCAGGAGCTCATCAACTCCTACCGCGTCCGCGGCCACCTCATGGCCGACATCGACCCGCTCGAGTACGTCCAGCGCACGCACCCCGACCTCGAGATCGAGTCGCACGGACTCACGTTCTGGGACCTCGACCGCGAGTTCGTGACCGGGGGTCTCGGCAACCGGCGGGTGGCGAAGCTCCGCGACATCCTCGGCGTTCTGCGCGACTCGTACTGCCGCACCATCGGCGTCGAGTACATGCACATCCAAGACCCCGTGCAGCGCACCTGGTTCCAGAACAACGTCGAGGTCAAGTACACCAAGCCCGGCCACGACGAGCAGCTGCGCATCCTGTCGAAGCTGAACCAGGCCGAGGCGTTCGAGACCTTCCTGCAGACGAAGTACGTCGGCCAGAAGCGCTTCAGCCTCGAGGGCGGCGAGTCGCTCATCCCGCTGCTCGACCAGATCCTTCAGGGCGCCGCATCCAAGGGCCTCGACGGCGCCGCGATCGGCATGGCCCACCGCGGTCGTCTCAACGTGCTGACCAACATCGGCGGCAAGACGTACGGCCAGGTCTTCCGCGAGTTCGAGGGCGCCGTCGCCGTGGGCAGCAAGCGCGGCTCGGGCGACGTGAAGTACCACCTCGGAACCGAGGGCACCTTCGTCGGCGACAACGGCGAAGAGCTCCCCGTGTACCTCGCTGCGAACCCGTCGCACCTCGAGACCGTCGACGGCGTGCTCGAGGGCATCGTCCGCGCCAAGCAGGACCGCAAGCCCATCGGGACCTTCTCGTGGCTGCCCATCCTCGTGCACGGCGACGCCGCGTTCGCGGGTCAGGGCGTCGTCGTCGAGACGCTGCAGATGTCGCAGCTGCGCGGCTACCGCACCGGCGGCACGATCCACGTCGTGGTGAACAACCAGGTCGGCTTCACCACCACGCCGACCGACGCCCGCACCTCGGTGTACGCCACCGACGTCGCCAAGACGATCCAGGCTCCCGTCCTGCACGTGAACGGCGACGACCCCGAGGCCGTCGTCCGCGCCGCGGAGCTCGCGTTCATGTACCGCGAGGAGTTCCACCGCGACGTCGTGATCGACCTCGTCTGCTACCGCCGCCGCGGTCACAACGAGGGCGACGACCCCTCGATGACGCAGCCGCTGATGACGAACCTCATCGAGGCGAAGCGCTCGGTCCGTCGCCTGTACACCGAGTCGCTCGTCGGCCGCGGTGACATCACCGAAGACGAGTACGAGCAGGCCAAGCAGGACTTCCAGAACCGTCTCGAAGTCGCTTTCGCCGACACGCACGAGGCCGAGACCGGGACGAACCCCGTCATCTCGACCGAGGCCGCCGACGACGTGCCGACCGGCGCGCCCGAGACGACCGGCGTGTCGCGAGAGGTCGTCCACCACATCGGCGACGCCTTCGTGAACAAGCCCGACGGCTTCACGGTGCACAACAAGCTCCAGCAGCTGCTCGAGAAGCGATTCGACATGAGCCGCAACGGCGGCATCGACTGGGCCTTCGGCGAGCTCCTCGCCTTCGGCTCGGTGCTCATGGAAGGAACGCCCGTCCGCCTCGCCGGTCAGGACTCGCGCCGCGGCACGTTCGTGCAGCGTCACGCGGTGCTTCACGACCGCAAGAACGGCCAGGAGTGGCTGCCGCTCGCGAACCTCAGCGAGAACCAGGGTCGATTCTGGGTCTACGACTCGCTGCTGAGCGAGTACGCCGCGATGGCGTTCGAGTACGGCTACTCGGTCGAGCGCTCCGACGCGCTCGTGCTGTGGGAGGCGCAGTTCGGCGACTTCGCGAACGGCGCCCAGTCGGTCATCGACGAGTTCATCTCGTCGGCCGACCAGAAGTGGGCGCAGCAGTCGAGCGTCGTCCTGCTGCTCCCCCACGGCTACGAGGGTCAGGGTCCCGACCACTCGTCGGCACGCATCGAGCGCTACCTGCAGATGTGCGCGCAGGACAACATGATCGTCGCGCGTCCCTCGACGCCCGCGTCGTACTTCCACCTGCTGCGTCGCCAGGCGTACCAGCGCCCCCGCCGTCCGCTCATCGTCTTCACCCCGAAGGCCATGCTGCGCCTGCGCGGGGCGACGAGCCCGGTCGAGGACTTCCTCGAGGGGCGCTTCGAGCCGGTGCTCGACGATGACCGCGGTCTCGACGGCGGCGCCGTGAAGCGCGTGCTGCTGCACGCCGGAAAGATCCACTGGGATCTGCGGGCCGAGCTCGACAAGAACCCGAACCCCGAGATCGCCCTCGTCCGGCTCGAACAGTACTACCCGGCGCCGATCGAAGAGCTCACCCGCGCGCTCGACCAGTACCCGAACGCCGAACTGGTGTGGGTGCAGGACGAGCCCGAGAACCAGGGCGCGTGGCCCTTCATCGCGCTCGAGGTCGACGACAAGCTGGGTCGCCCGATCCGCGTCATCTCGCGCGCTGCCGCAGCCTCCACGGCGACCGGCTCACCCAAGGTGCACGCGAACGAGCACGCCGCGATCATGAAGGCTGCTCTCGAGCGCTGATCCTCCCCACGAGAAGGGCCCGGTCGGAAGACCGGGCCTTTTCTCGTGCGCGCCCTCACGCCGTCTGGGCCCGTGCGCTCCCGACCCGCGCGGGTCCATGGCCCCGCAGGACGCCGGGACCCGTCAGGGCACAGGCGCGTCAGGACGCGGGCGGAGCCAGACCGAGCACCCGGGCCAGCACGGGGAGGGAGTACGCGAGGCTGGCATCCAGTGCTTCACCCGTGTGTCCCGCTCCCGGCACGACGTAGGTCACGACGGTGAATCCCGCGGCCTGGGAGGCCTCGGAGTTCGCCTTCTGCCCGGGGCCGTAGGTGGTGTCCTCGCTCCCCCACGTGAAGATCGCGAGGTGGCCGGTGTAGGTGCCGGGCAGCGCGGCGGCCATGATGACCGACGGCTTCGTCGCCTGGAACGCGTTCGCGTCGCCGTTGAACACCTCCGCGACGGTCTTGTCGACGTGCTCGGAGCCCGGGAACTCGTTGCCCATGATGTCGAGCATCTGGCCCCACACCTCGGGATACTTCGCGCCGTACACCGCGGCGCACGACCCCCCGTTCGAGAAACCGCCGATGGTCCAGTACCGGTGGTCCTTGACGATGTTGAGCTTCGCCTCCGCCCACTGCGGCACGAGCTGGTTGATGTAGGTCGACACGGCGCCGTACTTGGCGGAGTCGACGCAGGCGGGGTCTCTGTCGGGGGCGCCCAGCTGGTCGACGACCACGGCGATGGGAGCGAGACCGTTGTGTTGAGCGGCGAACGCGTCGAGCGCCTTGGCGAGGTTGGTCGGGTCGGGAGAACCCGGCTGCCCCATCATGAACACCAGGAGCGGAAGGGCCGGCGGGTTCGCGACCTGCGCCGCCGGCGGGAGGTAGAGCGAGGCGTCGCGCGCGGCGTACTGCCCCGTCGGGATCTTGGCATCCCCCGTCAGGGCGCTCACCGAGCCCTTCGACGGCATCCCCGCGGGGGGCTGCCAGTTCTGGTACAGCGTCGCCGGATCGCCCGCTGTCGCGGTGGGTGCGGGCAGCGACGCGGGGTCGAGGGCCTGCACGCCCAGAATGGCCGCGAGGTTGTGCGTGACGCCGTACGACGTGTTGACGCCGAGCGCGGCCGCGAAGAGGCCGGCGAGCACCGTCACCACACCCACCACCCGACGCCCCCACGGGCGGCGGCAGATCCCCACGACGCCGATGGCGACGGCGACGATCCCGCCCGTGGCCCAGGTGGCCGCGTGGGCCGGCAGCGGCCCCTGGAAGAGTCCCCTGGCCTCCAGGATGTGCGCGACGATGTACATGAGGATGCCCGCGCTGACGCCGATGAGCAGCGTCGGGACGATCCGCCGCGGCGACCACGCGATCACGGCGATCACGCCCAGACCCGCGATCACCGCGCAGATCGTGAGCAGCGGACTGTCGATGAGTTCGAAGGACAGCACGAAACGGTTCACCGGCGCCCCTCCCATGCGGTTCTCGCCAAAGCGACGATCTCACGGCGCGACGCGTCGGGGAGGTAGGCGCGGCCGACGGCCGCCCCGATCGCCGGAAGCTGGAGCGGGTCACGGTAGGCGAGCGAGAGCGGGCGGTACCGCGGGCGGAACTTGCCCTTGAATCGGAACAGCGACGCGAAGCCGTACGCGGGTTCGAGCACCTCGGCGAGCCACCGCAGCAGAGCCCGCAGCGGACCGGGGTCGCCGTCCGCCGGCTCGTCGGGATCGTCCGCGAGAGGCGCTCCCGACAGGCTGAGGACCGTCGCCCCCTCCGACTGCAGCTGCAGGGCCGCCTTCGCGATGAGGAACTCCATCATCCCGTTGGGCCCGTCGGTGCGTCGACGCATGAAGTCGAGCGTCCACCCCGTGAGCTCGCCGTCGGTCCAGCTCGGCATCCAGCTCGTCACCGCTTCGATGCGGTCGTCGGGCCCGACCGCCAGGAGCAGACGGACGTCGCGGTCGCGCAGCTCATCGAGGGAGCCGAGCGTGAAGCCCATCTCGGGCAGGGCGCGATCGGCCACCCATTCCTCGTCGATGGCGGTCACCTGCGACACCTGCGACACCGTCAGCTCGTGCCATCGGGTCCAGACGGCGGTGTAGCCCTCGCGCTCCGCGCGCGTCATCGGCTGCCGGACCTTCTGCCACGCTTTGCCCGCGAACGTCAGCCCGGGAAGATCCATGACCGTCTCGACGCCGACGGGGATCTGCCTCCACCCGAGATCGCGCAGATCGTCCGCGGTATCGGAATGGATGCTGTAGAACGCAGGTGTCCACCCGTGCTCGACGCAGAAATCGGTGAAGGCCCGTAGAGCCTCGGGGCGCCCACCGGGCGGCGTCAGGGGGTCGCCGACGGCGAGCGCCACGTCGCCGACCAGTCGATACGCGATCGCGCTCTGCCGATCGGCCGACGACCAGTGCCGGTTTCCCTCCCACGTGCCGAGGAAACCGAGGGTGTCGCTCCCCCGCCGCAGCAGTTCCCGGTAAAGCGAGTCGTCGTCGGCATCCGGGCGCTGCACCCGGCGGTACAGCCACAGGATCGCCGCGATCACGATCGCCCAGAAGAGAACGCCGACCCACTGGTAGGCGAAGAGGGCCACGCCGTGGTGCGGGAATCCCGAGGCTCCGGGCGTGGTGTACGACGGCGGGAAGAACCGGCGCAGCGTGAGCCCCAGCATGTCGAGCACCGAGATCTCGCGGTCGAAGGCACGCCGCCCCAGCTCCTCGGTGACGAAGAAGCCCGAGCCGATGGCGACGAAGGCGAGCCCGACGATGACGGCGAAGGTGCGCGCCGCGCGCCGCGTCGCGCGCACGGGGAAACGGCGCCTCGCCACCACCAGGGCGGCGGCAAGAACCAGGGGGATGACGACGGATGCCAGGGCCCACAACACATACTCGGCACCACTGCCGTCGACCCACGGATCGATGCGCAGCCGGCCGTTCGCCAGGGCGACGAGGGGCGAGACGGCGGACATCACGAGGGTGAGGACCGCGAGGACGAGAGCCGCGCGGCGACCCTGGCGCAGCCCCCACGCGGCGACAAGCATGAGGGCGAGGGGAACGATCGCCAGCAACGCCGGTCCCAGCCCCCGGGTCATCAACAGCGCGACCTGCTCGTTGCAGACCGACTCCGAGAGCTGTTCGCACCGCGCGAGGAGGGCGTCGTCGTACTGGGTGTACGCGTCGACCACGAGAGACAGGGGTCCGCGGCCGCCGCCGCTGATGAGCGCGACGAGTGGCCCGCTCCCCACGACGGCGACCATCAGTGCCAGGAGCGTCCGCGTCTCGCGCGCGGAGCTGCGATGCCAGGACCGTCGCTCGATCCCCCGGGCGAGCACCGCGCCCACGACGAGTCCGATGGTCGCCGCGATGATGCGGTACCAGGAGTCCGCGTCACCGGCGTAGAGCGCGAAGAGCGAGAGCAGGGCGAACCCGACCAGGCGGAGTCGACGACGCCACAGGGTGAGGGCGAAAGCGCTGGCCACCATCACGACACCCGCGAGCGGTGTCGTGGGGTCGAGGACCGGCACCTCGGCGGCCACGACCGGCCGCAGATCGGTCACCGACCAGACGGCCGCGTGCATCCCCACACCGGCGAGAAGCCCGACGATCCCGATGACGAGATACAGGATGCCGGTCCGCCGAGAGCCGAGGAGTCGTTCGGCCGCGGCGAGCGCCGTCAGGGCGAGAACCACCGACGTGATCGCGTCGATCGGCGAGTCCGGGATGAACAGCGCGGTCGCGATCGTCCACCACCGTCCGGAGGCGAACGTGGTGAGGGGGCCCGCGCCCCAGATGAGAGCGTCCTCGCCCCAGAGCGTGCCCGTCGCCGCCGCCGACGCGGTGACCAGCACCGCGATGCACACCGCGACCGGGTTGGCCCGTACGTATCGCCCGAGGGCCGCCGCGAGGGCGCGCGGATCGACCCGGAACCGCGAGCGCCGCGGCGGGGAGGGGGGTGGGGCGTCGGACATCGGCAGGAGGTTACGGGGCGACCCTATGAGAGACGCTCAGTACCAGATGTCCAGGAGAGGGGCGACGTCCGGAACGAAGGCGGCGTCGACCGCGGCCAGTGCCGCCGCCGAACCGCGCACGAGGCCCGCGGCAGCGAGCTCACGGGCTCGGACGCCGCCGAGCAGCAGCGAGCTGAGCGCGGCGACAGACAGCTCGACGTCGACGTCGCGGGACTCGGGGGCCGCGTCGACCTCCGCCACCCCGTCGGCGTCGATGCGCAGGCTCCACGCGCCATCGGCGAAGCCGAGGGGATCCTCGACCCGCAGGACGACGTCGAGAGCACGCGCGTAGCGG
Protein-coding regions in this window:
- a CDS encoding bifunctional lysylphosphatidylglycerol flippase/synthetase MprF, whose amino-acid sequence is MSDAPPPSPPRRSRFRVDPRALAAALGRYVRANPVAVCIAVLVTASAAATGTLWGEDALIWGAGPLTTFASGRWWTIATALFIPDSPIDAITSVVLALTALAAAERLLGSRRTGILYLVIGIVGLLAGVGMHAAVWSVTDLRPVVAAEVPVLDPTTPLAGVVMVASAFALTLWRRRLRLVGFALLSLFALYAGDADSWYRIIAATIGLVVGAVLARGIERRSWHRSSARETRTLLALMVAVVGSGPLVALISGGGRGPLSLVVDAYTQYDDALLARCEQLSESVCNEQVALLMTRGLGPALLAIVPLALMLVAAWGLRQGRRAALVLAVLTLVMSAVSPLVALANGRLRIDPWVDGSGAEYVLWALASVVIPLVLAAALVVARRRFPVRATRRAARTFAVIVGLAFVAIGSGFFVTEELGRRAFDREISVLDMLGLTLRRFFPPSYTTPGASGFPHHGVALFAYQWVGVLFWAIVIAAILWLYRRVQRPDADDDSLYRELLRRGSDTLGFLGTWEGNRHWSSADRQSAIAYRLVGDVALAVGDPLTPPGGRPEALRAFTDFCVEHGWTPAFYSIHSDTADDLRDLGWRQIPVGVETVMDLPGLTFAGKAWQKVRQPMTRAEREGYTAVWTRWHELTVSQVSQVTAIDEEWVADRALPEMGFTLGSLDELRDRDVRLLLAVGPDDRIEAVTSWMPSWTDGELTGWTLDFMRRRTDGPNGMMEFLIAKAALQLQSEGATVLSLSGAPLADDPDEPADGDPGPLRALLRWLAEVLEPAYGFASLFRFKGKFRPRYRPLSLAYRDPLQLPAIGAAVGRAYLPDASRREIVALARTAWEGRR